Genomic segment of Pseudodesulfovibrio sp. JC047:
CTCTCGGGCGATGTCCCGACTCTGGAGATTGCCCCTGATCCATTCTTTGAACATGATGGTGAATCTGGTGGATGGGATTTGGCTGGCGATGCACGCATTGCTGATGGTCTCTATCAAAGTTCTGGCTCGAGCTGGGGGTATTGCAGAACCCCTGTTGAAGGCGAGACAGTGTTTCAAACAAAGGTTGTTGTTGAATCGACATCAGGTAAACCGACTTTCGTTAAAAACTGGCATCCTGATGGGACGTATGAACAATACCCTTTGTATATTGGAACGAATATCCATGTGTTCACTGACAAGAAACCCGGGAACATTGGGTTGAATTCAGCGACTGATAGGTTCATCACCGTGTCCGAATTTTCCATTATGGAACTTGACCAAAATCCCGGACTTCCCGGAGAGGTCAAGGATGGAGCAGTGTTGGGACTTGCTTTCGATGCTGATGCCGGAACACTTGCTGGGTATTACAATGGTGTCCATGCCTATACAATGGCGGGAATCCCGCACGAAGAGTACCAGTTCATCTTCGGCAGTACGTCAACGACACAGGGATGTGCCAACGCGCAATTCCGAGTCCGTGAAGACCTGTGGGACTTTGCTCCGCCGCATGGCTACAAGGCCCTTTGCACCAAGAATCTGCCATGGCCAAAGAGTATGTGGAATAACCGGATCGCCGACGTTGGCATCAGAACAGGGGATGCCGCGTCCCTGGCCGGGACTGGTGACAATGTTTTTACTGGCGGGACAGCCAGTGCTTCCAGCCAATACGACAATCCCTTGTATGACGTGTCCCTGGCCTTTGACGAGAGGACCGACACCATTGGCTGGGAGTCGGAGGCACATCCGGAATTTCCCGTGAGTATTCAATATGAATGTCCGGAACGGCAGACCGTTGCCTATTACACCATGCTCGTCCGAGGGGAACAATACGGGGACCGTACGCCCAAATCGTGGAAAGTCTATGGCTCGAACGACCCGACCTCGCAATCCTGGGATGTCATCGATACGGTGGACGACAGTCAAATGACTCGTAATGGCTGGTATGTTTTTGCGGTCGATACCCCGGGAAACTATCAATACTACAAGTGGGAATTCCATGCCTCCATGGTGGAGCCGACATTGGTTCTGCTCGTACAGCTCATAGAAGGCTTTACCGACACGGGCACCAAAGTCTCGTCACTTGCTTTCAAGCCGGATTTCGTGCTCGTCAAGGATATGGACGCGACTCAGCCGTGGCTCGTCTTTGACTCGGTTCGCGGACCATGCAGGCATTTGGAGCTCGACACGCAAGCTCAGGAGGCATTTGATTTCGAATCACTGAAATCGTTTAACAATCATGGGTACACCCTTGGGAATATGCCGGAGGTGAACCGCGAAGGGGCCAGATTTCTGGACCTGTGTCTCAAGGCTGATCCCGCGTCTGGTTTCGAGATTGTGGAATATGTCGGCACCGGCAAGGCAGGGCATGCAATAGCGCATCATCTGGGGAAAAAGCCTACGTACATGATGGTAAAAAATCGGGATAATCGTGTGCCGGACTGGCTTATCTATCATACGGATTTGGGACCCACGAAATATCTGAAGTTGACCAGTGCGCCCTGTGTGACGAGTGCGGCGGGCTGGAATGACACCGAACCGACTGCCACGCATTTTACCGTGGGAGAAGGAACAAGCGTCAACGAGGTCGGAAAACGATACATTGCCTATTTGTTCACGGATTCGGAGGTTTTTCAGACTTTTTCCTATACTGGAATATATAGTGATAATGGGCCGTTCACTCCGTTGCGAGGACCGATTCTGAGCATCCCTTTTTTGAAAGATGCGACACATACGGTCAACTGGACGAGCCAGAACATTGCTGCGGACCCATTTAATCCCATCACAACGTTGCTCTATCCGGATACAGGTGCTCCCGCAGAAAGTCCGTACCAGAACACCTTCACGGCAGGTGGCATGCGTGTGGTTGGCAAAAACAATCGTTTCAACAAGAGCGGGGGAAAATTTGTGGGCTTGGCCATTCTCAAATCATCAACCAAATACAGCAACGCATTTTAAGGAGGCATCATGTTGAGATATCCTGACGGCACATTCAAGGTTGACGGACCGGCTACACTCGCATTCGAGGGGTATGTGCGTCCGTTTGGCGATCTGACACGGGAACAGCGCGACGCAGCGGGGTACAACGAGGCCCTGCCGCTCGAACGCGAGCCATTCACCACGTATGAAACACAGTGGGAAAAAGGGGAGGACTTGGTCTATCGAGAGGCAGTGATTTCAGCCGTGGTGGCAGAAACCGAGCGACTTGAAGCCGCACGGCGTGCCAAGCAACAAGAGATCACCGAGCAGGCCGACGCGTTTCTGGCACGTTTCGAAGAAGAGTACGGGCCAATGGAACAGCAAACCTGGGAACAGCAATACGCCGAGGCCAGAGCCGTGCAGGCTGATCCTGACGCGGTTTCCCCGCTTCTGGATGCCATTGCCGTGAATCGGGGCATGGACATGACCACTCTGGCAACGCACGTGCTGGCCAATCGGGAGGCCTGGATCATTCGAACCGGGACCGTGATCGGTCAACGGCTGGCGTATCAGGACCGGCTCGATGGGGCGCAAACAGTCGATGACATGGCAGGGATTGACGTCTGTTACGTTGAATCGATTTAATCAGTTTCACGTAACAAGGGGACGTTGTTCACAGCGTCCCCTTTTATGTTGTCAGTCGGATGATGGCTTCTGCAAAGGCCGGAAACGCCTCGACAAGCGATTGTCGTTCTCCATGGGTATAATCCACGTACTCAAATCCCGGGGCGACAGAGCATCCCATGAGTGCAAAGGTGCCACCCGGAACAAGGCGCATTCCTTGCCACGATGAACCGGGAACCCGCACCTGCGGTCGTTGTCCCGCCACGAGGTCATTGCCCAGAAGGATGGTTTGACCGGAACCATCCTGATGCAGTTGAATCATCTCGCATGGGGCTCCCGCATAGAAATGAAAGATTTCATCCGTCTTCAAACAATGCATGTGGGAATACGTTTCCGGGGTCAGCAAATAATATATGGCGGTGGAATAACAACGGTCTCCGTCATATCTGGACGGCAGATTCTTCTGACTGAAAAATTCTTCGGAGCGATGGGTTTCCAGAAACCAACCGCCTTCTTCCGGGTGTGGCGTCAGGCCGAGCAGGTCAATGATATCCTGGGCAGCAGCGGGGATCATGCACAACCTCTATCCGTTATAATGTGGCGGCGGGACATCCAACCCACCGGAGTGTTCCATGTCAGCGTCTATTTCGCGGACCTTGCCGGCCAGCCGCCGAACAAGTTTTTCCAAATCAGTGATTTGTTGCTGCTGTTCAAACAGTCGATCGCTGAGTTTTTCCATGCTTCTGTCCTGAAGGGCCACGAGACTCTCCAATCGTTCAATTCGATTTTCCATACGATTCTCCTTGAAGGAACGGACTGTGCGCCATGTCGTCCGAGTTGGCAATGCGTGATTATGGTTTGTTGGTAAGATAGACACCGGAAAGCACCATTATCCCACCAAGGGCCAGAGAGAGATGAATCGGTTCATCAAGTAGGAAATATCCCATGATCACGGCAAAAACCGGCACGGTGTTGATAAATATACCCGCTCGTGACGCGCCTATGATGGCGATGGCTTCATAATACCAGCAATACGCGAATCCGGTTGCGAGCACGCCAAGAAAAACGATGCAGACCCATCCTTCAAACGGTGTCTTCATGATATCCGTGAGCAAACCGTGTGTCCAGGCAACCGGCAGCAACATGACCATGCCGAAGATGCAGGCCCAGGAAACAGACGCGAGCGCGGACAGATTTTTGGTCACCGACCGACCGCCTAAAGTATACGCGATCCAACTGGCTACACATCCAAGGATGAGAAAGTCACCTCGGCTCACCCCTTCGGAAAGAAGGGCCAATGGACTGCCGTCCGCAATGACCACGGATACCCCCACCAGCGACAAAATCGCGCCAGCGATGCGGATCGCCCCAAAACGTTCCTTGTACAAAATGGCGGACAGCACGGAAATACAGACCGGAATACACGCCACGATAAGCGCGGCCCGCCCGGCCGAGGTGGTCTGCAATCCCGTAAAAAAGAAATAGCTGTACGTAAAAACGCCAGTCGCTCCCAGCCCAAGGACCGGAAGAATCTGTTGTCTGGTAAGCCGAGGGATGTGCCCGTCCGTTTTCCAGCACATGAGGACCAGCGTGGCCGAAGCGAACGCGAATCGGAGGAACGCCGCAGACATGGGATGAATGTATTGGACCAGAATTCGACCGGCCACCCAAGTTCCACCCCACAGCATCATGCTGGTCATGAGCAAAATATATGTATATGTACGTGTTCTTTTCACGAATACTCCCGGCACACTCAGATTCCGTTCAGAATTGAACCTT
This window contains:
- a CDS encoding cupin domain-containing protein translates to MIPAAAQDIIDLLGLTPHPEEGGWFLETHRSEEFFSQKNLPSRYDGDRCYSTAIYYLLTPETYSHMHCLKTDEIFHFYAGAPCEMIQLHQDGSGQTILLGNDLVAGQRPQVRVPGSSWQGMRLVPGGTFALMGCSVAPGFEYVDYTHGERQSLVEAFPAFAEAIIRLTT
- a CDS encoding SlyX family protein is translated as MENRIERLESLVALQDRSMEKLSDRLFEQQQQITDLEKLVRRLAGKVREIDADMEHSGGLDVPPPHYNG
- a CDS encoding DMT family transporter, producing the protein MKRTRTYTYILLMTSMMLWGGTWVAGRILVQYIHPMSAAFLRFAFASATLVLMCWKTDGHIPRLTRQQILPVLGLGATGVFTYSYFFFTGLQTTSAGRAALIVACIPVCISVLSAILYKERFGAIRIAGAILSLVGVSVVIADGSPLALLSEGVSRGDFLILGCVASWIAYTLGGRSVTKNLSALASVSWACIFGMVMLLPVAWTHGLLTDIMKTPFEGWVCIVFLGVLATGFAYCWYYEAIAIIGASRAGIFINTVPVFAVIMGYFLLDEPIHLSLALGGIMVLSGVYLTNKP